A genomic stretch from Symbiobacterium terraclitae includes:
- a CDS encoding metal ABC transporter ATP-binding protein — protein sequence MNANPIVELRDVSFAYGKDLVLDRVSLTVGRGEYLGLIGPNGSGKTTLLRLMLGLLPAVKGEVLLFGTPVRRFRQRWRVGYVAQKAASFNSAFPATVEEVVATGLAARRGLLRPFTASDRRAVYLALDRVGMLPFKDRLIGRLSGGQQQRVFIARALVSRPELLILDEPTVGVDASAEAQFYQLIRSLRTEMGLTVILVSHDIGAVAHEVSALACLNRRLFYHGSPADFGTEEQLCELYGHQVVRIQHHHHHGEGSPDA from the coding sequence ATGAACGCAAACCCGATCGTAGAGCTGCGCGACGTCAGTTTCGCCTACGGTAAGGACCTGGTGCTGGACCGCGTCAGCCTGACTGTCGGGCGCGGCGAGTACCTGGGACTGATCGGCCCCAACGGGTCGGGCAAGACGACCCTGCTCCGGCTGATGCTGGGGCTCCTGCCCGCCGTGAAGGGCGAGGTGCTGCTGTTCGGCACCCCCGTGCGCCGCTTCCGCCAGCGCTGGCGCGTGGGGTACGTGGCCCAGAAGGCGGCGTCCTTCAACTCCGCCTTCCCGGCGACGGTCGAGGAGGTCGTCGCCACGGGCCTCGCCGCCCGCCGAGGGCTCCTGCGCCCGTTCACGGCGTCCGACCGCCGGGCCGTCTACCTGGCGCTCGACCGCGTGGGGATGCTCCCGTTCAAGGACCGACTGATCGGCCGGCTTTCCGGCGGCCAGCAGCAGCGCGTCTTCATCGCCCGGGCCCTGGTGAGCCGGCCGGAGCTGCTGATCCTCGACGAGCCGACCGTCGGCGTGGACGCCTCCGCCGAGGCCCAGTTCTACCAGCTGATCCGCAGCCTGCGCACCGAGATGGGGCTGACGGTCATCCTGGTCTCCCACGACATCGGTGCGGTGGCCCACGAGGTCTCTGCGCTGGCCTGCCTCAACCGGCGGCTCTTCTACCACGGCTCCCCGGCCGATTTCGGCACCGAGGAGCAGCTCTGCGAGCTGTACGGCCACCAGGTGGTGCGCATCCAGCACCATCACCACCACGGGGAGGGGTCGCCCGATGCTTGA
- a CDS encoding YchJ family protein — MQKVGRNDPCPCGSGKKYKACCGQYHAGIQYPDTVERMIRSRFTAYAIGDVNYLYRTTHPDNEALVGKTEEEYKRETLLYCQQVDFTRLVVHHTEPEDESGIARGTLTAWYKIAGQPEDSFTERSEFVRVDGRLLYLNGTEVEAQAADD, encoded by the coding sequence TTGCAGAAAGTCGGACGGAATGACCCCTGCCCCTGCGGAAGCGGAAAGAAGTACAAGGCCTGCTGCGGCCAGTACCACGCCGGCATTCAGTACCCCGATACTGTAGAGCGGATGATCCGGAGCCGCTTCACCGCCTATGCCATAGGTGACGTAAACTACCTCTACCGCACGACCCACCCCGACAACGAGGCGCTGGTGGGGAAGACGGAGGAGGAATACAAGCGGGAGACCTTGCTCTACTGCCAGCAGGTGGACTTCACCCGCCTTGTGGTGCACCACACCGAACCCGAGGACGAAAGCGGCATCGCGCGCGGCACGCTGACGGCCTGGTATAAGATCGCCGGCCAACCGGAGGATTCGTTCACCGAGCGGTCGGAGTTCGTGCGGGTGGACGGCCGCCTGCTCTATCTGAACGGGACCGAGGTCGAGGCCCAGGCTGCCGACGACTGA
- a CDS encoding DNA polymerase III subunit alpha, protein MCFVHLHVHSPFSFLDGASRLDALIAEAALHGMPALALTDHNNVSGAVRFQRKAQEAGIQPIQGAELTLEGGYHLTLLATGPKGFANLNRLITAAHLGQEPRPELGTMLALAPNHDRLQPKAPMSALAHDTDGLIALSGCRRGEIPSLILRGRLAEAEAAARRYAAWFPGRFYLELHDERLPGEQALNRALRDLGEALGLLLVATGNVHYRTREEFFVHDLLTCVRTLTRLDQPHPERPLNAERYLKPPEVMAERFRDFPGAVANTLAIAERCRPVLDLDARLFPEFQTPDGSHPAAYLSRLVYDGAARRYGRITERVRRRLEHELTIITRLGYEDYFLLVWDVVRFARERSIRCAGRGSAADSAVAYCLFITDVDAIERGLLFERFMSLERAEKPDIDIDFDARRRDEVAAYVYRKYGAEHVASVCTYNTFHARSAVRDLGKAMGFQDAELDYLAKRIPWHADADEILAVISRYPELRRSGIPWHKFEQLVEAMARVARFPRFIGTHLGGLVISRRPLLEVTPLQVAAKGQVICQFDKEYVEDLGLVKLDLLSLRTFTAIDDAVRAIGDIDYEQIPHGDAATYEMLGVGESIGVFQLESPAQRALQARLKPDRFEDIVASVAIIRPGPIKGNMVEPFLARRHGQEEVTYLHPKLKPILEKTYGVVLFQEQVIEIATAVAGFTPGEADQLRRVMTHARNREDMEAIGRLFREKAIAAGVDSAVADTIFSYIQGYASYGFCEAHAAAFANTAYKTAYLVRHYPAEYFAAIMSSMPMGYYPINTLAVDARRRGVGLLPVDINRSDVAFTVEAWTPEAWASFWGTEPFAPEYPATGKAIRIGLKAVTGVGEPAAAAIVEARGAQEFRSLADLVHRTGGSLARGPLEALVLAGAFDRLHPNRRAALWQVARLLEAERLRRERGAGQATLLGGAEAEAPAIADFSAAERYLKEYELTGLMIRTHYMRFVRDRLAGEGYLTAAEVRRRRAGELVKVAGLPVCPHRPPTKSGKIVVFLSLEDETGLIDLTVFEDVYQRYGHLIFTDPRPPLAALGRVDRRGGHVSVTVNRLRLLDT, encoded by the coding sequence ATGTGCTTCGTCCACCTGCACGTGCACTCGCCCTTCTCGTTTCTCGACGGCGCCTCCCGCCTGGACGCCCTGATCGCGGAGGCGGCCCTGCACGGGATGCCGGCCCTGGCCCTCACCGACCACAACAACGTGTCGGGGGCGGTGCGCTTCCAGCGGAAGGCGCAGGAGGCTGGCATCCAGCCGATCCAGGGCGCCGAGCTGACCCTGGAGGGCGGTTACCACCTCACGCTGCTGGCCACCGGGCCCAAGGGGTTTGCGAACCTGAACCGGCTGATCACCGCCGCCCACCTCGGGCAGGAGCCCCGGCCCGAGCTGGGGACGATGCTCGCCCTGGCCCCGAACCACGACCGGCTGCAGCCGAAGGCCCCCATGTCGGCCCTGGCCCACGACACCGACGGGCTGATCGCACTCTCGGGCTGCCGGCGGGGCGAGATCCCCTCCCTGATCCTCCGGGGACGCCTGGCCGAGGCGGAGGCCGCCGCCCGGCGCTACGCCGCCTGGTTCCCCGGCCGCTTCTACCTGGAGCTGCACGACGAGCGGCTGCCCGGCGAGCAGGCCCTGAACCGCGCCCTGCGCGACCTGGGCGAGGCCCTCGGCCTGCTGCTGGTGGCTACGGGCAACGTGCACTACCGCACCCGCGAGGAGTTTTTCGTGCACGACCTGCTCACGTGCGTGCGCACGCTCACCCGGCTCGACCAGCCCCACCCGGAGCGGCCGCTCAACGCCGAGCGCTACCTGAAGCCGCCGGAGGTGATGGCCGAGCGGTTCCGGGACTTCCCCGGCGCCGTGGCCAACACCCTCGCCATCGCCGAACGGTGCCGTCCGGTGCTGGACCTGGACGCCCGGCTCTTCCCCGAGTTTCAGACGCCCGACGGCTCCCACCCGGCCGCCTACCTGAGCCGCCTGGTCTACGACGGCGCGGCCCGCCGCTACGGGCGCATCACTGAGCGGGTGCGCCGGCGGCTGGAGCACGAGCTGACCATCATCACCCGGCTGGGCTACGAGGACTACTTCCTGCTGGTGTGGGACGTGGTCCGCTTCGCTCGGGAGCGGTCCATCCGCTGTGCCGGGCGGGGCTCGGCCGCCGACTCGGCGGTGGCCTACTGCCTCTTCATCACCGACGTGGACGCGATCGAGCGCGGCCTGCTCTTCGAGCGCTTCATGTCGCTGGAGCGGGCCGAGAAGCCCGACATCGACATCGACTTCGACGCCCGCCGGCGCGACGAGGTGGCGGCCTACGTCTACCGCAAGTACGGCGCCGAGCACGTGGCCTCGGTCTGCACCTACAACACGTTCCATGCCCGCTCGGCGGTGCGGGATCTCGGCAAGGCGATGGGCTTCCAGGACGCGGAGCTGGACTACCTGGCCAAGCGCATCCCCTGGCACGCCGACGCCGACGAGATCCTCGCCGTCATCAGCCGCTACCCCGAGCTGCGCCGCTCGGGGATCCCCTGGCACAAGTTCGAGCAGCTGGTGGAGGCGATGGCCCGGGTGGCCCGCTTCCCCCGCTTCATCGGCACGCACCTGGGCGGGCTGGTCATCTCCCGCCGTCCCCTGCTGGAGGTGACGCCGCTGCAGGTGGCCGCCAAGGGCCAGGTGATCTGCCAGTTCGACAAGGAGTACGTCGAGGACCTGGGGCTGGTGAAGCTGGACCTGCTCTCGCTGCGCACCTTCACCGCCATCGACGACGCGGTGCGGGCCATCGGCGACATCGACTACGAGCAGATCCCCCACGGCGATGCGGCCACCTACGAGATGCTGGGCGTCGGCGAGTCCATCGGCGTCTTTCAGCTGGAGTCGCCGGCGCAGCGGGCGCTGCAGGCCCGGCTGAAGCCCGACCGGTTCGAGGATATCGTCGCCTCGGTGGCCATCATCCGCCCCGGGCCCATCAAGGGGAACATGGTGGAGCCCTTCCTGGCCCGCCGCCACGGGCAGGAGGAGGTGACCTACCTGCACCCCAAGCTGAAGCCTATCCTCGAGAAGACCTACGGCGTGGTGCTCTTCCAGGAGCAGGTGATCGAGATCGCCACCGCGGTGGCCGGCTTCACCCCCGGCGAGGCGGACCAGCTGCGCCGGGTGATGACCCACGCCCGGAACCGGGAGGACATGGAGGCCATCGGCCGCCTTTTCCGGGAGAAGGCGATCGCGGCCGGGGTGGATTCGGCGGTGGCCGACACCATCTTCTCCTACATCCAGGGCTACGCCTCGTACGGCTTCTGCGAGGCCCACGCCGCAGCATTCGCCAACACGGCCTACAAGACCGCCTACCTCGTGCGCCACTATCCCGCCGAGTACTTCGCGGCGATCATGTCCTCCATGCCGATGGGCTACTACCCGATCAACACGCTGGCGGTGGACGCCCGCCGCCGCGGGGTCGGCCTTCTCCCGGTGGACATCAACCGCTCGGACGTGGCGTTCACCGTGGAGGCGTGGACGCCGGAGGCCTGGGCCTCCTTCTGGGGGACGGAGCCCTTCGCCCCCGAGTACCCGGCGACGGGCAAGGCGATCCGCATCGGGCTGAAGGCGGTGACGGGAGTGGGGGAGCCGGCCGCCGCGGCGATTGTGGAGGCCCGGGGAGCGCAGGAGTTCCGGTCGCTGGCAGACCTGGTGCACCGCACCGGCGGCAGCCTGGCCCGGGGGCCGCTGGAGGCCCTGGTGCTGGCCGGCGCCTTCGACCGGCTCCACCCCAACCGGCGGGCGGCGCTCTGGCAGGTGGCCCGCCTGCTGGAGGCGGAGCGTCTCCGCCGGGAGCGGGGCGCCGGCCAGGCTACGCTGCTGGGCGGCGCGGAGGCCGAGGCGCCCGCGATCGCCGACTTCAGCGCCGCAGAGCGCTACCTGAAAGAGTACGAGCTGACCGGGCTGATGATCCGCACGCACTACATGCGCTTCGTGCGCGACCGGCTGGCCGGGGAGGGCTACCTGACCGCGGCGGAGGTGCGGCGGCGACGGGCGGGCGAGCTGGTGAAGGTGGCGGGCCTGCCCGTCTGCCCGCACCGGCCGCCGACCAAGTCGGGCAAGATCGTCGTCTTCCTCTCGCTGGAGGACGAGACCGGCCTGATCGACCTTACCGTTTTCGAAGACGTATATCAGCGCTACGGCCACCTGATCTTCACCGACCCGCGCCCGCCGCTGGCCGCGTTGGGGCGGGTCGACCGCCGGGGCGGGCATGTCTCCGTCACAGTCAACAGGTTACGGCTGTTGGATACTTGA
- a CDS encoding 5' nucleotidase, NT5C type yields the protein MSKPILLFDLDGICCDLMKKWLAVYNRDYHDNLRPEDITSWNWDRFVKPECGKRIYHYLNRPGFFADLEPIEGCVESLERLAPICELVVVTASPREAAGDKIAWVRRHLPMVPRGNIVITYRKDLVRGDFMFDDAPKNLRNHPAVRIMMDYPYNRDFHDCYRVHSWAEAEALIRQLVAARGGVSAVPAASFEMQPQAH from the coding sequence GTGTCCAAGCCGATCCTCCTGTTCGACCTCGATGGCATCTGCTGCGACCTGATGAAGAAGTGGCTCGCCGTCTACAACCGGGACTACCACGACAACCTCCGCCCCGAGGACATCACCTCGTGGAACTGGGACCGCTTCGTGAAGCCGGAGTGCGGGAAGCGCATCTACCACTACCTGAACCGCCCCGGCTTTTTCGCTGACCTGGAGCCCATCGAGGGCTGCGTGGAGTCGCTGGAGCGGCTGGCCCCCATCTGCGAGCTGGTGGTCGTCACCGCCAGCCCCAGGGAAGCCGCGGGCGACAAGATCGCGTGGGTCCGCAGACACCTGCCCATGGTCCCCCGCGGCAACATCGTGATCACCTACCGGAAGGACCTGGTGCGGGGCGACTTCATGTTCGACGACGCGCCCAAGAACCTGCGCAACCACCCGGCGGTCCGCATCATGATGGACTACCCCTACAACCGGGACTTCCACGACTGCTACCGGGTCCACTCCTGGGCCGAGGCCGAGGCGCTGATCCGGCAACTGGTCGCGGCCCGCGGGGGCGTCAGTGCGGTGCCCGCGGCTTCGTTTGAGATGCAGCCGCAGGCCCACTGA
- a CDS encoding LCP family protein: protein MYRVPNKHRRRKNWRWLVPLVAILAIFAAVRAISLYRPFQAPASANPTAPGQEEPEPPGSEGLETLPGDRQTFLVMGVEGWEGEWGRSDSMMVVSYDPAAQRVAMLSIPRDLWTKIPGHGYDKINHAFAYGGPTLSVETVERLLGIDINHWVAVSFEGFVEVIDALGGVEVNPPEPLYYHDPYDTRFGPDGLVIDIAAGPQVMDGLTALKYARFRADAEGDIGRMRRQQEIIKAAVKKAATPAIIGRAPQLISALYSTIGTDMSVGEMISLASKGRPALSNPIVTGTLTADEYWIDGVFYFGADLVDLRTAAYELLVGEQPPEAFVAKAKADNEEYQAVLQEAYARSQAAAAEMGESGEEEPGDESGEDGDGATGEGGAGDDGDGGEPGEGSEGGGDDGEHPDEDTALAPIKATVNLVDATGRGIAWEYVDRLEAVGLQVARVHESSAVISSTMAVVRVAGVDVADELNSVLPRVVYAVIPDPTSAQDVDLILGTDLLPEE from the coding sequence GTGTACCGCGTACCCAACAAGCACCGGCGGAGAAAGAACTGGCGCTGGCTGGTCCCGCTCGTCGCCATCCTCGCAATCTTCGCCGCCGTGCGGGCCATCTCCCTCTACCGCCCCTTCCAGGCGCCCGCCTCGGCCAACCCGACCGCGCCGGGGCAGGAGGAGCCTGAACCGCCAGGCTCCGAGGGTCTCGAGACGCTGCCGGGAGACCGCCAGACCTTCCTGGTGATGGGCGTCGAGGGCTGGGAGGGCGAGTGGGGCCGGTCCGACTCGATGATGGTGGTCTCCTACGATCCCGCGGCGCAGCGGGTTGCGATGCTCTCGATCCCGCGGGACCTGTGGACGAAGATCCCCGGCCACGGCTACGACAAGATCAACCACGCCTTCGCCTACGGCGGCCCGACGCTCTCCGTGGAGACCGTGGAGCGGCTGCTGGGCATCGACATCAACCACTGGGTCGCCGTCTCCTTCGAGGGATTCGTCGAGGTGATCGACGCCCTGGGCGGTGTGGAGGTCAACCCGCCGGAGCCGCTCTACTACCACGATCCCTATGACACCCGGTTCGGCCCGGACGGCCTCGTGATCGACATCGCGGCGGGACCGCAGGTGATGGACGGGCTGACGGCGCTGAAGTACGCCCGGTTCCGGGCGGATGCCGAGGGCGACATCGGCCGCATGCGCCGCCAGCAGGAGATCATCAAGGCCGCCGTGAAGAAGGCCGCCACGCCGGCCATCATCGGCCGGGCGCCCCAGCTGATCTCCGCACTGTACAGCACCATCGGCACCGACATGAGCGTGGGCGAGATGATCTCCCTGGCCTCCAAGGGCCGGCCGGCGCTCTCCAACCCCATCGTGACGGGCACGCTCACGGCCGATGAGTACTGGATCGATGGCGTGTTCTACTTCGGCGCCGACCTGGTCGATCTGCGGACAGCCGCCTACGAACTGCTGGTGGGGGAGCAGCCCCCGGAAGCCTTCGTGGCAAAGGCGAAGGCCGACAACGAGGAGTACCAGGCCGTCCTGCAGGAAGCGTACGCCCGGTCGCAGGCCGCCGCCGCCGAGATGGGTGAGTCCGGTGAGGAGGAGCCCGGCGATGAGTCCGGCGAGGACGGTGACGGTGCGACCGGCGAGGGTGGCGCCGGTGACGACGGCGACGGCGGCGAGCCCGGCGAGGGCAGCGAGGGCGGCGGCGACGACGGCGAGCACCCGGACGAGGACACCGCTCTCGCCCCCATCAAGGCGACCGTCAACCTGGTGGACGCCACCGGGCGCGGCATCGCCTGGGAGTACGTGGACCGCCTCGAGGCCGTGGGCCTGCAGGTGGCCCGGGTGCACGAGAGCTCGGCAGTGATCAGCTCGACCATGGCCGTCGTGCGGGTCGCCGGCGTCGATGTCGCCGACGAGCTCAACAGCGTGCTGCCGAGGGTGGTCTACGCCGTGATCCCCGACCCGACGTCCGCCCAGGACGTCGACCTGATCCTCGGCACGGACCTGTTGCCTGAGGAGTGA
- a CDS encoding Fur family transcriptional regulator: MTVEQVLQRLREMGCKLTPQRRLIVEVLLNAGDAELTADEIYQQVRAVYPEVGLDTIYRNLRLMGRLNVVTEVRLPGRLAQYSLNRTAHAHSLVCLECGAEIPMGHCPIKELEAVALEQHGFVISSHRIELFGYCPACAARENAPT; encoded by the coding sequence ATGACGGTTGAGCAGGTGCTTCAGCGCCTCAGGGAGATGGGCTGCAAGCTGACGCCGCAGCGCCGGCTGATCGTCGAGGTGCTGCTGAATGCCGGCGATGCGGAGCTGACGGCAGACGAGATCTACCAGCAGGTGCGGGCGGTCTACCCCGAGGTCGGCCTCGACACGATCTACCGCAACCTGCGGCTGATGGGGCGGCTCAACGTGGTCACCGAGGTGCGGCTGCCCGGGCGGCTCGCGCAGTACTCCCTCAACCGGACCGCCCACGCCCATTCCCTGGTCTGCCTCGAGTGCGGCGCCGAGATCCCCATGGGCCACTGCCCCATCAAGGAGCTGGAGGCTGTGGCGCTGGAGCAGCACGGATTCGTGATCTCGTCTCACCGCATCGAGCTCTTCGGCTACTGCCCGGCCTGCGCAGCGCGGGAGAACGCCCCGACCTAG
- a CDS encoding putative glycoside hydrolase, with protein MRRLLTPALLSSVLIASLVLTGCGGRADGSPPPGTSDQTPAGNITEPGGQDPAQEPGGSEDPGQEPGGSTGENPEPGGSGGPGGEQEPGGGSDPTDPAGEPSQPQKPVRTMPNPVRGLHLSGWYAGSPDLVWPLLDWAWEAGINTIVLDLKAEDGYLSWESNVPLAQEIGANLAKIRDLPAFIAEAHERGFWVAGRIVVMNDQWLYKARPEWAVPGFDGGAYSFMDPANENVWTYNIDIAKEAIAAGVDEIQFDYIRYSEHLRDGYNGKDTTAEYRTGNINAFLRRAMEELKPLGVVVGADLFGLTTSVAEGDDMEIGQDYRAVMEIVDYVAPMVYPSHYAPWTYGLENPNAAPYETVYNSMSRALARTEGLPIEKHRPWIQDFSLGGITYGPAEVMAQVQALRDLGIESFMLWDPSNKYTREISFK; from the coding sequence ATGCGTAGATTGCTCACACCCGCTCTTCTCAGTTCGGTCCTCATCGCTTCGCTCGTGCTCACCGGCTGCGGTGGGCGTGCGGACGGCTCTCCCCCACCGGGAACCTCCGACCAGACTCCCGCGGGCAACATCACGGAACCCGGCGGCCAGGATCCCGCCCAGGAGCCCGGCGGGTCCGAGGATCCCGGCCAGGAGCCGGGCGGCTCCACCGGGGAGAACCCGGAGCCGGGCGGTTCCGGCGGCCCCGGCGGCGAGCAGGAGCCCGGCGGCGGTTCGGATCCCACGGACCCCGCAGGCGAACCTTCGCAGCCGCAGAAGCCGGTGCGCACGATGCCCAACCCGGTGCGCGGCCTGCACCTCTCCGGCTGGTACGCGGGCTCGCCCGACCTGGTCTGGCCGCTGCTCGACTGGGCCTGGGAGGCCGGCATCAACACCATCGTGCTGGACCTGAAGGCCGAGGACGGATACCTCTCCTGGGAGTCCAACGTGCCCCTGGCCCAGGAGATCGGCGCCAACCTGGCCAAGATCCGGGATCTGCCGGCCTTCATCGCCGAGGCCCACGAGCGCGGCTTCTGGGTGGCCGGCCGCATCGTGGTCATGAACGACCAGTGGCTCTACAAGGCCAGGCCCGAGTGGGCGGTCCCCGGCTTTGACGGAGGCGCCTACTCCTTCATGGACCCGGCCAACGAGAACGTCTGGACGTACAACATCGACATCGCCAAGGAGGCCATCGCCGCCGGCGTCGATGAGATCCAGTTCGACTACATCCGCTACTCCGAGCACCTGCGCGACGGCTACAACGGCAAGGACACCACCGCCGAGTACCGGACGGGCAACATCAACGCCTTCCTGCGCAGGGCCATGGAGGAGCTGAAGCCGCTGGGCGTCGTGGTCGGGGCCGACCTCTTCGGCCTGACCACCTCGGTGGCCGAGGGCGACGACATGGAGATCGGCCAGGACTACCGGGCCGTGATGGAGATCGTGGACTACGTCGCCCCGATGGTCTACCCCTCGCACTACGCCCCCTGGACCTACGGCCTCGAGAACCCCAATGCCGCGCCCTACGAGACGGTCTACAACTCCATGTCCAGGGCGCTGGCCCGGACCGAGGGGCTGCCGATCGAGAAGCACCGCCCCTGGATCCAGGACTTCTCGCTGGGCGGCATCACCTACGGCCCCGCAGAGGTGATGGCCCAGGTTCAGGCGCTGCGGGACCTCGGCATCGAGTCGTTCATGCTCTGGGACCCCTCCAACAAGTACACCCGGGAGATCTCGTTCAAGTAG
- a CDS encoding metal ABC transporter permease, translating to MLEMLTLSFMQRALVAGLIVAVVAPSIGLFLVLRRLALYGDALSHVTLTGVAAGMLAGTYPVATGLAFAVAASLGMDWLRQSYRKYSEMAVAIVLAGALALAVILLSLAAGSTGEIMAYLFGSIVTVSRTDVLVIAVLGVVVLGVLSAVYKELLATTFDEEYARIGGMPVRLLNMLFYVLVALTVGLTMRVVGALLVSSLMVVPVGAALQVARSFRGALLLSVGFGLLSVLVGLSLAYLLDLAPGGTVVFTAVVILLLVTAYKRIRSLE from the coding sequence ATGCTTGAGATGCTGACGCTCTCCTTCATGCAGCGGGCCCTGGTCGCCGGGTTGATCGTCGCCGTGGTTGCGCCCTCCATCGGGCTCTTCCTCGTTCTGCGGCGCCTGGCGCTCTACGGCGACGCGCTCTCCCACGTGACGCTCACCGGCGTGGCGGCGGGCATGCTGGCCGGCACCTACCCCGTGGCCACCGGGCTCGCCTTCGCGGTGGCCGCCTCGCTGGGGATGGACTGGCTCCGGCAGTCGTACCGCAAGTACAGCGAGATGGCGGTGGCCATCGTCCTGGCCGGCGCTCTGGCGCTGGCGGTGATCCTGCTCTCGCTGGCCGCCGGGAGCACCGGCGAGATCATGGCCTACCTGTTCGGCTCCATCGTCACCGTGAGCAGGACGGACGTCCTCGTGATCGCAGTGCTCGGCGTGGTCGTGCTGGGCGTCCTGTCTGCCGTCTATAAGGAGCTGCTCGCCACCACGTTCGACGAGGAGTACGCCCGCATCGGCGGGATGCCCGTGCGGCTGCTGAACATGCTCTTCTACGTGCTCGTGGCGCTGACGGTGGGGCTGACGATGCGGGTCGTGGGCGCACTGCTGGTCTCCTCGCTCATGGTGGTCCCGGTGGGTGCCGCCCTGCAGGTGGCCCGCTCGTTTCGCGGCGCCCTGCTGCTCTCTGTGGGCTTCGGCCTGCTCTCCGTGCTGGTCGGGTTGAGCCTCGCCTACCTGCTGGACCTCGCCCCCGGCGGCACCGTGGTCTTCACGGCCGTGGTGATTCTGCTGCTCGTCACCGCCTACAAGCGCATTCGTTCGCTGGAGTAG
- a CDS encoding metal ABC transporter solute-binding protein, Zn/Mn family: protein MRWFRSLLILLIPLLAVGCTRAGQPGPGATAFAGDGRLKVAASIYPVYEFARAVGGDRIDLVLLVPPGTEPHDWEPSVGDVRTLNAADIFLYSGAGFEHWVDQALASLDNRDLVAVETSGGFDLLAGSSEAEDHEGHDHGDLDPHLWLDPAGAAHMVERIAEALSAADPADADAYRTNAAAYRAELAALDQEFSAGLAQCRRRVFFTTHAAFGYLAHRYGLEQRAIMGLSPDAEPTPRALKAVVEEARENDVRHIFFESLVSDRVARVVADEIGASTLVLNPFEGLTPEQVAAGESYLSVMRQNLANLRVALECE, encoded by the coding sequence GTGCGCTGGTTCAGATCGCTCCTGATCCTGTTGATCCCCCTGCTGGCCGTGGGCTGCACCCGGGCCGGGCAGCCCGGTCCAGGGGCCACGGCCTTCGCCGGCGACGGCCGGCTGAAGGTGGCGGCCAGCATCTATCCGGTCTACGAGTTCGCGCGGGCAGTGGGGGGAGACCGCATCGACCTGGTGCTGCTCGTTCCTCCCGGCACCGAGCCCCACGACTGGGAGCCCTCGGTGGGCGACGTCCGGACGCTCAACGCCGCCGACATCTTCCTCTACAGCGGAGCAGGGTTCGAGCACTGGGTCGACCAGGCGCTGGCCTCCCTGGACAACCGGGACCTCGTGGCGGTGGAGACCAGCGGGGGGTTCGACCTGCTGGCTGGGTCCAGCGAAGCAGAGGACCATGAGGGCCACGACCACGGCGACCTGGACCCGCACCTGTGGCTCGACCCGGCCGGTGCGGCGCACATGGTGGAGCGCATCGCTGAGGCGCTCTCCGCGGCCGACCCCGCCGACGCCGACGCCTACCGCACCAACGCGGCCGCCTACCGGGCGGAGCTGGCAGCACTGGACCAGGAGTTCAGCGCGGGCCTCGCCCAGTGCCGGCGGCGGGTCTTCTTCACCACCCACGCAGCGTTCGGCTACCTGGCGCATCGGTACGGCCTCGAGCAGCGGGCGATCATGGGCCTCTCCCCCGACGCCGAGCCGACCCCCAGGGCGCTGAAGGCCGTCGTGGAGGAGGCGCGGGAGAACGACGTGCGCCACATCTTCTTCGAGTCGCTGGTGAGCGACAGGGTGGCCCGGGTGGTGGCGGACGAGATCGGCGCCTCGACCCTGGTGCTCAACCCCTTCGAGGGGCTCACCCCCGAGCAGGTGGCTGCCGGCGAGAGCTACCTCAGCGTGATGCGCCAGAACCTGGCCAACCTGCGCGTGGCACTGGAGTGCGAGTGA